One genomic window of Thermodesulfovibrionales bacterium includes the following:
- the mutL gene encoding DNA mismatch repair endonuclease MutL, whose translation MPQIKILPVDVRNKIAAGEVVERPASVVKELIENAIDAGSTEIRVEVLRGGKGLIRVTDNGVGMDREDALLSIEPHATSKLRDDDDLFHITTMGFRGEALPSIAAVSRMKLVTGQKNASSGLAIEIQAGKVMETRDAPSIGTTLEVRDLFFNTPARKKFLKSDNTELFHIIDTVTREGLSHWEIGFRLITANQETMVLPRASGRGERILQIYGREFMEGLSTVEAEGDGIKMAVFFSRPDNFRNSKSHQFIFLNRRPVKDQTISHAVYKAFEGILPRDRHPVFFLYIDIDPAKVDCNVHPTKREVRFQNKDEIYRLVSGSLRDAVRKERMEYVEPFTRAPVWTDGETPLSSDINDGVVPPSLQYGRAPSSDRQVSENVEFLYEPSLPFMYLGDTFIAMAGKGGLTLIDHHAAHERILYERLSRGVNLDSHQLLFPSQIRLSHKEYSVILQNKGLLAEMGMEIDDFGHDTVIVRALPDALKGGDLRGILSDAAAAMIEGTQPDSSLKEGIAARIACHASVRGKEILSQEGFRRLLSDLEKTDKPDQCPHGRPTRIFFSLDDMKKMFKRK comes from the coding sequence ATGCCCCAGATAAAGATCCTTCCTGTCGATGTCAGAAACAAAATCGCTGCAGGCGAGGTCGTTGAGAGACCCGCATCTGTCGTAAAGGAACTCATTGAAAATGCCATAGATGCCGGCAGCACCGAGATACGTGTTGAGGTCCTTCGAGGGGGGAAAGGGCTCATCAGGGTCACGGACAATGGCGTTGGAATGGACAGAGAGGATGCCCTCCTGTCCATCGAACCCCATGCCACCAGCAAACTGAGGGATGACGATGACCTCTTCCATATTACGACGATGGGATTCAGAGGCGAGGCCCTCCCATCCATCGCGGCTGTATCCAGGATGAAACTCGTTACGGGACAGAAAAACGCTTCTTCAGGCCTAGCCATCGAGATTCAGGCCGGAAAAGTCATGGAGACGAGAGATGCTCCATCGATCGGTACGACCCTTGAGGTGCGGGACCTTTTCTTTAATACCCCGGCACGAAAGAAATTCCTCAAGTCAGACAATACCGAACTCTTCCATATCATCGATACCGTCACAAGGGAAGGGCTTTCGCATTGGGAAATCGGCTTCAGACTGATCACCGCAAATCAGGAGACGATGGTGCTTCCAAGGGCATCCGGCCGGGGTGAGAGGATTCTGCAGATTTACGGGCGTGAGTTTATGGAAGGTCTTTCAACCGTCGAAGCCGAAGGCGATGGGATCAAAATGGCAGTTTTTTTTTCGCGACCGGATAATTTCAGAAACAGCAAGAGCCACCAGTTCATCTTTTTGAACAGACGTCCCGTCAAAGACCAGACCATCTCCCATGCCGTCTATAAGGCCTTCGAGGGGATACTCCCCCGGGACAGACATCCCGTCTTTTTCCTTTACATCGATATTGACCCGGCAAAGGTCGATTGTAACGTGCATCCAACAAAGCGTGAAGTGAGGTTTCAGAATAAGGACGAAATCTATCGTCTTGTGAGCGGGAGTCTCAGGGATGCTGTAAGAAAGGAACGGATGGAGTACGTCGAGCCTTTCACGCGAGCGCCCGTTTGGACAGACGGTGAAACACCGCTTTCCTCTGATATCAATGATGGAGTGGTCCCTCCATCTCTGCAGTATGGGCGAGCGCCTTCATCAGACAGACAGGTCTCTGAAAATGTCGAATTCCTTTACGAGCCTTCTCTTCCCTTCATGTACCTTGGTGATACCTTCATCGCCATGGCTGGCAAGGGCGGTCTGACACTCATAGACCATCATGCCGCCCATGAAAGGATCCTTTACGAAAGGCTTTCTCGCGGGGTCAATCTTGATTCCCATCAGCTCCTTTTCCCTTCCCAGATAAGGTTGTCTCATAAGGAATATAGTGTTATCCTTCAAAATAAGGGGTTGCTTGCTGAGATGGGGATGGAGATCGATGATTTCGGGCATGATACCGTCATTGTCCGCGCCCTTCCCGATGCCTTGAAGGGCGGAGATTTGCGGGGAATTCTATCGGACGCCGCTGCTGCCATGATCGAAGGAACGCAGCCTGACAGCTCGCTCAAAGAGGGTATCGCTGCACGGATAGCGTGTCATGCCTCTGTAAGGGGCAAAGAGATCCTTTCGCAGGAAGGGTTCCGGAGACTCCTCTCGGACCTCGAAAAGACCGACAAGCCTGATCAGTGTCCCCATGGAAGGCCGACGAGGATATTCTTCTCCCTCGATGACATGAAAAAGATGTTCAAGAGGAAGTAG
- a CDS encoding radical SAM protein — protein MSEALPSCPHYVQFYPTLRCNMNCSFCFNAGITKSDDITVEVFRRLAGILAHAGVREIDILGGEPTLHSSIEEIVRAACGEGLAVSLSSNGSRVPVMMELLDAFGDSCSLGVSLNGAEIDSPLDAFLTVHKPLVKSLYRETAGSNESISAILSKGIRKYYLIYPDIIAGNRKHSIPFQQFHHAIETLRKSVPNTEPVYCSGFLPDAATYPGLLAARCSAGVTKLGILPDGSVFPCNLFFGMEEFYLGNILHDRFELIWNSPKLHFFRGFAKNRCPVSHCRLHAECHGGCPAHSVKYYGSLNGPDPRCAQLPLSLPLR, from the coding sequence ATGAGTGAGGCGCTTCCATCCTGTCCGCATTACGTCCAGTTCTATCCAACCCTCCGCTGCAACATGAACTGTTCTTTTTGTTTCAATGCCGGAATCACAAAGAGCGACGATATAACCGTAGAAGTTTTCAGGCGGCTGGCAGGAATCCTTGCACATGCCGGCGTTCGTGAGATCGACATCCTCGGAGGCGAACCGACGCTCCATAGCAGCATCGAAGAGATCGTTCGAGCCGCCTGTGGTGAAGGGTTAGCGGTCTCTCTGAGTTCCAATGGTTCACGCGTTCCGGTCATGATGGAACTCCTCGATGCCTTTGGCGATTCCTGTTCCCTCGGCGTTTCCCTCAACGGAGCTGAGATCGATAGTCCCCTCGACGCATTTCTGACGGTCCATAAGCCCCTTGTCAAATCGTTATACAGAGAGACTGCGGGCTCGAACGAGAGTATCAGCGCGATCCTTTCGAAAGGAATCAGGAAGTATTATCTGATCTATCCCGACATCATCGCCGGCAATCGGAAGCACTCCATACCGTTCCAGCAGTTTCACCATGCTATCGAGACGCTGAGGAAGTCCGTGCCGAATACGGAGCCTGTGTACTGCTCAGGGTTTCTTCCAGATGCCGCAACCTATCCCGGGCTCCTCGCTGCGAGATGCTCGGCAGGAGTGACCAAACTCGGAATCTTGCCCGACGGTTCTGTCTTTCCCTGTAACCTTTTTTTCGGAATGGAGGAGTTTTATCTCGGAAATATCCTTCACGACAGATTCGAGCTTATATGGAACTCTCCGAAACTCCATTTCTTCAGAGGATTTGCGAAAAATCGATGTCCGGTGAGTCACTGCCGGCTCCATGCGGAATGCCACGGTGGATGCCCGGCCCACAGCGTCAAGTACTACGGCAGCCTCAATGGACCAGACCCAAGGTGCGCGCAACTGCCTCTTTCCCTGCCTCTGCGATAA
- a CDS encoding flavodoxin family protein, with translation MKVIAFLGSPRPDGNTETLLKETLKGIGETGHDIQLFRLNDMDIKPCQNCGGCEQTGICIIRDDMAQIFEAIRKAHRIILASPIFFYGLSAQAKAMVDRCQAFWCEKYLLKRPIPEGRYGRKGLLLLVGGMKKEAGIQCSETTATAFFRTVSVPSHETLGFLGVDAKGAIFGHPTALRDAAEAGKRLVE, from the coding sequence ATGAAGGTCATCGCATTCCTCGGGAGTCCAAGACCCGATGGAAATACCGAGACCCTTCTTAAGGAGACATTAAAGGGTATCGGCGAAACAGGACATGATATTCAGCTCTTCAGACTGAATGACATGGATATAAAGCCCTGTCAGAATTGCGGGGGATGTGAACAAACGGGAATCTGCATTATCCGTGACGACATGGCCCAGATTTTCGAAGCCATCAGGAAGGCCCACAGAATCATCCTTGCCTCCCCTATTTTTTTCTACGGTCTGAGCGCCCAGGCAAAGGCGATGGTGGACAGGTGCCAGGCCTTCTGGTGCGAGAAGTATCTCCTGAAGAGACCCATTCCCGAAGGACGGTATGGGAGGAAAGGGCTCTTGCTCCTCGTCGGCGGGATGAAAAAAGAGGCAGGCATTCAGTGTTCTGAGACAACGGCAACGGCATTCTTCAGGACGGTCAGTGTTCCCTCTCACGAGACCCTCGGCTTTTTGGGAGTTGATGCGAAGGGCGCGATATTCGGCCATCCCACTGCGCTCAGGGATGCAGCCGAGGCAGGCAAGAGGCTCGTGGAATAA